Genomic DNA from Fibrobacter succinogenes:
TCGAACCAAGGACAACGCGATTAACAGTCGCGGGCTCTACCAACTGAGCTATGAAGCATCATCCATCGATTCAAGAATCTTTTTGACGGATTCCAATCGGACGCGCTCAAATATAGATGTTTTCTATTCCGTTGTCAAGGCTTAAGCATAAAAAATTTGAACTTTTTTCCATGCCCGATGCATTTTCACAGTCTTTTGCCCCACACACCGCAATCACCATGGCCAACACATTCCTACCGTTCCTTGCTCCGCATTAATGCAATTTCAGCAGCGTAGCCCGGCAACTCGTTTGGCGTCTCCAAATAGAACGGCAAGCCCTTGAGCGCCGGATGATTCACCACATTCACGAGCGCCTCCAAGCCAATAAAACCGCCCCCAATGACCTCATGGCGATCTTTGTGGCTACCCATCGGATTCTTGCTGTCGTTCAAGTGAATCGCGCACAAGCGCTTCAGCCCAATCACCTTGTCAAATTCTTCGAGCACATCGTCCAAGCGGTTTACAATATCATAGCCGCCATCGAAAACGTGGCAAGTGTCCAAGCAAACACCGACCTTTTCATCCAGTTCCACGCGGTCTATAATCGCACGCAGTTCCTCGAAAGAGCGCCCCACTTCAGACCCCTTCCCCGCCATCGTTTCCAGGAGCACTTTCGTTTTCAATTCCTTGTGCAGAATATTGTTCAAGCGCTGCGAGATAAGTTCTACACCCACCTCGACACCTTGCTTCACGTGGCTACCGGGGTGAAAGTTATACATCGCATGCGGGAAATGGTCCATGCGGAACAAGTCATCTTTCATCACGTCTTGCGCGTACTGCCGAAGCGAAGGATCCGCAGCGCAGGCATTCAACGTATAAGGCGCATGGGCTAAAATCGGAGCAAAGCAATGCGCATCCATAAATGCGTTCAAAGCTTCGGCATCCGCTTTATCAAACGGCTTTGCAGCACCGCCACGCGGATTACGCGTAAAGAACTGGAACGTATCGGCCCCGATGGCAAGAGCGGTCTCTCCCATCGCTAAAAAGCCACCCGTTGAGGACAAATGACATCCGATATGCATTAGAAATCGTAACTCACCGAAATCATACCGTAAATATCTCTGTAATCATCAGAGGCATTGTCCGGACGATAATTGAAAAACGCACCAAATGTACATTCTGTGCTAAATTGTTCGTTAATCAGCCACTTAAAGCCCGCAGACAAATCCAAATCCATTTCCATTTCTTCAACTTTTTCACCGTCTTCTTTGCGACTCATAAAGTCCTGACGAATATTAGCATACAACATCAAGTCAAGAACATTCGGCTTCAGTTGAATCTTAGCGTTGTCCATGAGGTTCCATTCAAATTCTCTTTCGTCATCGCGATTATATATTCTAAATCTCGGAGTCATAGCTACCGTATTGCGTACACGGTCAAGCGTCGTTGTGAGCGAAATCGGATAACGGGCATCCAGATAATCGCTACCATGGAAGTAATAACCAAGAATACCATAAGTTTCATCAGAAAAATCAAAGCCATCGAGCAAATCGTCTTGATTGAACCTAGACATATCGGTACGGTAAGTCCATACACCGCCAACTTTCAATACATTCTTCGGGAACCGAATCGTTGCTTCAAGTTCAAAAGTATGCTTGAGCAAACGTTCTTCAAATTGCGTAGCCAAATACGGTTCATCCTGCAAAGCCGCATACTTCGCCCAGCGAGCGGAGTCAATTTGAATCGTTCCGTCATCGGTATCCACATCAATCGTCGGCTTACCCTTCTGCTTTTCGAACCAAGAATCCGAATAAATTCCCGAAGACGCAAAGAAATTACCATAAAGCCTCTGAGAAGTGCTACGTGTACGATAATTCATGGCATAACGCGCCATGATTTCAATAGAATCGCGCACCTTGAAAGTATTCTTCAAATCAAGATTGTGATCGTATAGTGTTCTATAATCATCCTGTTCATGCTTTTCAAGCCAATCATCATCGGCCCCCGGCAAAAGCCCTAGCTTGGAGCCTTCGGCAAAACCAAATACGTTGTACGCATCACCGCTACCAGAAGCATTTTCAATATTCAATTCATACCCAAAATTCAACTGCCAAAAATCTTTAATCTTTTGGTCTAGCTTGGCTCCCAACAAACGAGAATTTTGCAACATGTCCACAGAACCAGCACTGTAGTAGTTGCGGCCCACAAAACGGAAATACGCATCAATCATCGTCGATTTATTTTTCCAATTGTAAGATCCCGAAAAAGCAAGGTTCTGTGCGGTCCAATCAGTCGGATCATCATCATTTTTGTCGTTATGCGCTTTGAGGGCTTCCTGAGCAAGCTCCAATATACGCTTCAATTCATTACGCATATCATTCAGAGTCATGCCTGTATTGTCGCCAAAAATGAGTTCCAACTCTTCGCGACTCATGCTGCCCACAAGTGAAGCATTATTCATCAAGCGGCGCAACTGCGCAAAGCGAGACACATCAAGCCCCGCTTCTTCAAAGATGGCATTCACAGCGCGATGAGTCACTACATTGACCGTGTCGGCGCCACCAAAACCAAACTGAAAATTATACTTTCCACGTCCACCAAGAACTTTTCCGTTGACTTCACCAAAAAGTGTCTTCGAGGAGAACATCGGATTCGAAAGATTTACGTTACCAGAAGTACCATCGCGAAAGAACGGATCATCCAAGTAATCCTTGCTTCCGATAAAGCCAATCGTTGCATCAAGATTTTTCGTAGCGTTCAAAAGAATCTTACCGCCCACAACCATTTTTTGCGCTACGACTTCGTCAAGACCAATATACATGTTGTACTGGTCCGGGTCTCTTTCGTAAGGCAATTTTATAGCAACAGTTTCACCGCCAAAAGCACTAAATACAAGCAAAGGACTTTGCAGTGCTCTATTCACGTTCAAATAAAAGTCATAGCTAGCACCAAAAACATCTACGCCAGACAAATAGAGGTCACCATTCGAAACATTGAAATCACCCAAAATCAATTTTTGGAGGCGATCTTCATACGAAGCCTGCAAAAACTTCAAGTCAAAGTGATTCCAACTGTCATGAGAAACATCCATCGTAAATTCGATTTTCCGCCCCGTCTCAGATTGCATTTGGACATATGCATTCCAAGCTCCATAAACCCCAGGTACCTGAAAGTAATTCTTGTACTTGTGTCCCGGCTGAATCGTGGAGTAACCGTCATCGAAATCTTCATCTGTTTCATTCTTTTGAGTTACAACAGAATGAAAACCAAATTCAGCCCCCACGGAACCGTTCACCGTCCACGAAGACTTGACATCGGCAGAATCAGCAACAGGCTGAGCAAAAACAGGTATTGCAAAAACAGAAGCTAAAACTAGCTTTCTAAAAATCATTTACTCACCTCATAAACCTTGGCAGTCTTGACAACATAGCCACTCTTATGAATAACTTCAATATCAAAGCGGTTCTTCATACCACGCTTTAATTCAACAGGAATCTGGTAATCCAAATTCTGGATTTGAGAGAGACGTTCCTGCAAAATAACTTTGCCATTCTGGCGAACGGTAACTTTGTTCAAGAAACTTGCATCATTTTCCGACAAGCGGATCTGGAATTGCAACGTTTCCGTAATGATATCTTCGATTCCTGAAATCGGAGGTTTGGGCGGAATCGGGAGATGCACTTTTTTATCGCCCAAAACTTTCACCGTGAACGACTTCATCGGATAGCAGCCCAAAGTCTTTTTTACACTATTGCGTCCAACTTCATTTTCAACAATAAATTCATATTCATGAACACCACTACGTAATGCAACACGCTTGGGCATATTGCGTTTTACGCCAACTTCCGAAATAAGCGTTCCGTCCATTACCGTAGACAAGCGGACTTCGGCCTGCACATCGGACACAGATACATTGGCCACACAGCGCAAAGAATCGTACGAGGAATACTTAACATGCGGGACCTTCAATTCCGCAACATCTTCGACTTTTTCTTTTGAAACAGCATTAGCCTGACCTGCAGCAGCGTTCGATGCAAGCTTTTCTTGATAAGTAGAATCAGCCTTGATAACAGCCTTTTCCAAATCTTCCATAGACAACGTAGAATCGGCTAAAAGCTCCAACAACGTTTTTGCAAAATTCAAGTCGCCCGAAGACTTCAACTTGAGGACTATAAACTTTCCCCGACCAAGAACGGTTTCGCCATCTGCTATAGGAATCGAATCAGAAACTCCCGTGACATCAAAAACAACCAGCTTACCCCTTTTCAAGCCTGCAAAGAAAGACTTTTCATCACCGCCGATAACACCTTCTGTACCGCGAATCGAAGCGGCAGCCGTTCCCGTAGAAAAATCAACCTTATTGCCTTTATTTTTTTCGACGTTAAAGCCCATAAATCCTTTTTGGATTTGAGGCTTTATATAAAAATTGCCATTGCCATCATCTTCGACAAGGCTATCGACACGAACAAGAGAATTCTCGCCAATGGTAAGTGTGCTGTTATCGCCCTTCAACGTCAATGTGACAGAACCGCCATCATTGGTCTTAAAGCAATCTAACATATCAAATTTTTGAGGATACTTAGCCGGCTTCCAAACGGCATCTTCAGCACAGCTTTTTGCACTCTTAAACGCATCTGGCGCAACGTAACTAACATGTCCCGCTTTGGGTGCAGCCAATGCTGTCGTAGAAGCAATAATCGTAAGTAAAAGACTCGATAAAGACAGATGCTTAAACATAAGACCTCTCTATTTATTTTCTTACGATAAATTTACTTTTTTTTGTCGAATTTTGCGAAAGAAATGTTCAGAACGTGAACCTAAACACATCTTCAATGCTAGCAAAAATTTACGGAATCCAGGACCTTTAACCACCTGCTAGTTTAACAATGTATCCCTTTTTTTCGAGTTCAGTCTTGAGCACATTGCGCTTGTCGCCCTGGATTTCGATATTAAAATCCTTGACCGAACCGCCAACGCCGCACTTTTGCTTTAAGGCACGAGCCATTTCCTTCAGTTCATCCTCATCCAGCGGGATTCCCGAAACAACGCTAGCCATTTTTCCGCCACCAAGACGCTTCAGCATAATGCGGACTACACCGTCGCCCTGCGGGCGACTCGCCTTCGGCTTTTCTTCTTTGATTCGACCAACACCACTTGCAAACACCAACGTAGAACGCTCTTCGATACCCATGATAAACCTCGTTTTTTTGCAAAAATAAAAAATCCCGAACGCAAGCTCGGGATTTTCGCACATTTAGCTAAGTATTACTTCTTCTTTTTATCGTTCTTCTTGTCTTCTTTCTTTCCTTCCTTCTTAGAAGATTCCGAAGACTTTTCGTTTCCGCGCAAAACCGGACGTCTATAACCGAAGCGCTTGAGCATTTCGTCGCTAGACTTCAGCACATCGCCAACCTTGGACTTTTCTGTTATCGGCGGAACCACACAGCGCTGCGTAGAACGCACATCGACCTTGGTCTTTACGATATACGGACCCGTACCATAGAGACGACCATTCTTATCTCTCAATTCACCGTTAATATCCGGCTTCATTTCGAAGAAGAACTTCACCTTACCAGCCTTGTCAACAACTTCCGGATCATCGATATCATAACTGTAGTGATACTTATCGACAAACTGACCACTAGTCGTATAGAACCAAAGTGTTACATGGGCCGTCGTTGAGTAGAGCAAAGCCTTGCTGAAATCCTTACCCAAGTTTTCCTTAAACTCAGAGGAGCAATACTTTTCAACGTATTCTTCCACGGTAGCCTTTTCACTCTTATCGGCGTCAACACCATCCAACGGAATCATATTGCCGTTAACGATAATATCATCCAACGTAGCAAGGCCACCAACATCACTGACGAGAGGCACCCTCATATCAACCGTAACCGTCGGACCAATGTGACCATTGTAGCCCGGATACGGTTCTTTGCCAGAACCATCCTTCGAGTCGTTCTTAAAGCCCTTGATCACTTCCTTTTCAGTCTGTGTTGTCGGGTTCAAGATAGTCACAGCATACTTCTGGTTATCCTCAGGCGGATTGTCATCGTAATACTTTCTCACAGAATCAATCGAAACTATAACCATCGGTTCTTCAAGATCGATATTGACATTCTTCGCCTTCTTCATCAACACCTGAATTTCGGCGACCGTTTCGTTACCAGCCTTGTCACGATAGATACGCTTGATGGTATTCACATCCTTGCTCAAGCTCTGGAAGTTCAAAGTATCCTGCTTCACGCAGTGTTTTTCGTCACCATCGACTGCAATGCACCAGTCCACATCAACATAGTTCACATAGACCACATCGCCATCCGCCGGAGACAAAATCTTCACAATCGGAGCAAGCTTGTCAAGCACCATGAACACAGACTTTTCGCCAGAGTTGCCATACGGGTTGGTGTAAGTGTAAGTCACAAGGTAGCCTCTGTCGCCTTCTTCGTTCGAAGGAATCTTACCCTTTTCGTCAATGACATAAGAAACCGTAGTCTTGTCACCTTCAGTACCCTTGGCATCGTAAGTCACCGTAAAGGCGCCCACACCAGCTTTCAAGTCAACATCAGACTGTTTTTCCTTAGAATCCTTATCATTGCTCTTCGGAGCGTTGACCAGCAAGTTACCTTCGGAGTCACCGTACAAGATCTTGCCCGTTTCGGCATCGGCCTTGTAAGAGACCGTCACAGACTTGCCCTTCACATCGACAACCTTAGAGACTTCAATCACTTTAATCTGTTTCTTTTCGCCATTTTCGTCAATAACGGTTGTCTTGATGATTTCACCCTTGTCATCGGTGTAGTAAGAAACCGTAACAGAGTCACCATTCACAACCTTGTCATAAGAGATCTTGAACTTGTCGCCAATCGGCTTCGTCTTCACGTCAGACTTCGGATTCTTTTCAAGTGTAATCTCGGACTTGGAGATTTCCACCATTTCCTTAACAGTCTTATCCGACACGGCAACCGTATCCAAGACCACAGTCACCTTGTATTTTTTCTTCTGCTTAGAAGAGGCATCTGCATAAGCGGTATCAATAACGGAGACTTCGACTTCCTTAGTCTTGCTATTCGTGTAAATCGAAGAGTCCTTCTTGTCTACGCTTTCAACAATCGTATAGATGTTATCGGCAATGACCTTGATTTTGTCAGCATCGATATCGACAATCGGAGCGGCAGTGCTGTAGCAAACTTCGATTGTATCCGCACCTTCGACATCCTTATTGGCTGCCTTATACTTCTTGATAACCAGCTGGCAGCCTTCCTTCAAAGTATCAAGGCTAGTCTGGGGCTTGCCATCCTGGGTCCATTCCACCGTGATAACTTCCTGATTTGTGTAAATCGGCTTGTTCTTCGGCGGTTTGATATAGACTGAGTCACCAGCTTCCACGCGAGTGATTTCGACAACAGACTTTTCAACGACGTTGCCCACCTTGATGGTTACATCAGTCGTATCCTTGAATTCGCCATCCGTCACATAGACCTTGATGACATAGGTCTTCTGCGATTCGTAATCAAGTTCACCCTTCAAGACAATGTCACCATTCGGTTTGATTTCGAACTTGTCATTTTGATCAACAGGATAGTACTTCAAGTCGCTGAATTCCGGATTCTTTGTATCCGGATCCTTAGCTTCAATCGGTCCCTTCTTGGTACCCGGCTTAGAATCTTCAGGGAACGTGAATTCCTGCGGATTGATTGTCGGCTTTTCGTTCACGTCAATAACCTTGATAACGATTTCATCAGTCGTCGGAATACCATCGACATCCTTGACCGTCACCTTGATAGTAAACTTCTGCATCTTTTCATAGTCGATCTTAGCGCCATCCTTGACTCGAATTTCGCCATTCTGCGCCACAACTACGTACGGGCTTTCTTCGGCAAGTGTAAAGAGGAATTCAGTATCGCCATCCGGGTCAATAGCCTTAATGACACCAATCAAGGAATCAGCAGGAGAGTTTTCAAGAACGCTAAATTCCTTGGTTGTAATTTGAGGATCTTCAGGACGATTCTTCAAATTGATTGTAATCGTCATCTTGGTGGTCAGCTTCGGATACTTCGTCTTATTTCTATCAGACAAAGCGACATCCAATTCGTACGTACGAATCGTTTCCTTTTCGTAGTCAAAGTCACGCTTAGCCTTGATCTTACCGTCTTCAGTAATCGTGAACAAATCAGTATCGCCACCGACAGGACTGAACACGTTATCGGTATAGACCTTAGACGTATCGATATCATCCGGATAAAGTTTACCAATCACAAAACCTTTACCATCATCACCTGTACCACTGTTTTCATAGAGCGTAAAGGTCTTGTTACCCGAAATAATCGGCATTTCGTTCACGTCAACAATATTGATTGTCTTTTCCACCTTAGCAGTAAGATTGTCAGCATCCATCACTTCGACGGTAATCTTGTGAACATGCTTATTTGTTTCGTAATTGAGCTTAGAAGCATCCTTCACAATAAGGCAGAGGCTATCCTTCTTCATCTTGGCATCAAATATGCGGTCAGCATCCGTATTGCCAATATCCGTCACATAAGCGACGAGGGTAGAAAGCTGTCCCCTGTCTTCATCAGTAACCTTGTAGCAAGCGATTTCTGTGCCATTCGGAGTATTGTTGTCTGCAGTATTTTCAGCAACATCATAGCTCTTCTTGCCATCATCTTCAATCTTCGGTTCATCAGGATCATCAATCAGGTTGATGGTCACGAGCGTCGTTGCGGTATAGTTCTGGAATCCCTTAGATTCACCATTATCCGTAGCCTTAGCCCAAACCTGATACTGTTTCTTCGTTTCATAATTCAATGAACTCGACTTCAAGTAAATCTTACCATCTTCAATTCTAAAGGCGGTAGCATCCTTGGAATCAGTCTCATAATCCGAGAGGGCGTACGTGAGCTTGCTCCATGTATCTTCATCATCGGCAACAACTGAGCCAATGAATTCACCCACCGGAGCACTTTCATGAATTTCGAACACATACTCCTTCTTTTCATAAGTCGGAGCATCGTTCACGTCATTAATCTTAATCGTAACATCGACAAATGTAGAGAGCGTCGGATCGTCACCATCAGTTGCAACTACACGAACAGAATATTCCTTCTGCACTTCATAGTTCAAGATGCTGTCCTTAGCCACCTTAACCATACCGGTTGTTTTATCAATCGTAAACGACTTGTAGTCGTCGGCATCGGTATCCGTAGCAGCAAGTGTATAGGTAGGCTTCTTGCAAGTATTGCCGCCCTTGCAGTCATCATCATCGGCAACGACAGAGCCAACTTTATCCCCTTCCAACGTATTTTCATTCACGGCCAATTCCGGAACATCAGAGAATACAGGTGTTTCATCGACATCCAAAATATTGACTGTTACAAGAACCTTCTTCGTGAACTTCTTGTCCGTCACAACGGCATGGAATTTATAAACCTTCTTGGTTTCATAATCAAGCTTTGCAGACTTGGTAACCGAGATTTCGCCCTCGCTTCCGATATCGAACGGAGCGGCATCATCATCTTCGAGCGAGAAGTAAAGCGTACCGAATCTGGTATTATAAATATCCGGGTCATGAGCTTCAGCCTTGCCCAAAACAGAATCCTTGGCAATGTTTTCGCGAACCGCAAATTCATAAGAAGTCTTGGTAAATGCCGGTTCTTCGTTCACGTCATTCACTCGAATTCTCGTATCCTGCGAAGTCTTATTACCTTCAGTATCCTCAATGGTCAAAGTAACATTGAATACAGCATCAGATTCCAAAGTCTTGTAAAGCGCTTCGTAATCAATACCAGCCTTAGTCTTGATAACAAACTTGCTCAAGCGATCGCTATCAGTCTTGCTCACCTGAACAACTTCGAAAAGCTTTGCGGCATCAATAGCAGCCGTAGCATCTTTATCTGTTATTGTAATTTTCAATTTATCCAAATCGGCGTCATCTTCATCATAGACGACAATCGGCTCACCATCCAGTTCAGTACCCACTTTCACATTTTCGTCAACTTCGTACGGGTTTGTCAGCACCTTGAATTCAGAAGGTCTATTTTTATCCAAGACATTAATAACAATCGTTGCGGTTGTGGACTTAGATGGATTTTCAGGATCCAAAGAACGGTCCATGACCTTTACAACACATTCATATTTTTTCTGCTTTGTATAGTCAAGTTCTTTACCAGCAACAACAGTAAATGCGCCTGTATTGGGATTAAGTTCAAACGGGAACTCAGTACTGCCATCAACAGGATTGATTTGTTCAACCTTATAGGTCAGCACATTAAATCCATAAGGATGCGGCAACGAACCATAGGCGTTATCCGGGTCCGTGGCATCAACTTTGCCAAAGGCATCATTGACACTAGTCCATGTTTCAGGAACATAAATTTCAAGATCCTTCTTGGTAATACCAGAAGGCAGCTTATTCTGAGTTGTTTGAGAAGCTCCTGTAATTGTAGGCATTTCGTTAACATCAACAACAATAAGTTTTCTGTCGATATTAACCTTCACATCTGCACCATCAGCATTCTTTCCAGATGCAACAACCTTGACAGAATATTCAACATTTGGATAAATCGCTTCAAAATCAATAGTGACTCCCGGCTTAACGGTAATAATACCCAAATCGGACGCTATGTCAAAAAGTCCCTTAGCATTGGCGCTAGCCGTTTGATCAATGTCGTAAGAAATAGTTCCCTTAATCTTCTCCAATTCTTCACGCACATCTTCATCTTCAATTGCTGCGAAATCATCTACTTCTTGACCTGAAGGAGTATTTTCCTTAACAATTGCAGATCCCTTTGTATCAAGATTGATTTCTGGCTCCTTAATGTCATCAATTATTACAGTAACTTCTGCATCAGCGGAAAATTCACCATCAGAAACAGTTACCAAGAACTTGAATTTTGTCGTACCCGTTTCAACATCAAATTTATCAGCATTAGAATACAAGCTACCATCACTGGGGTTAACTGTAAACTTTTTAGCAGCTTCAGCCATGTCTCCAGTATTATTTGCAGACATCTTATATGTCAACTTCTTGAAAGAAGCCGTATAGAGGTCTATATCAGAGCCTTCTACTCGTGCAAAGTCGGGGCAATCAATCGGATTACCCACATCATCCTTATACGGTTCAGCACACAGCGGGCTTCCTGCCGGATAGTGTTCATTCAAGTAGAACGTTCCTCCCTTTGCAGAAACCTTTTCATTGACATCTTTAATGGCAATATTCGTCGTCCTCGAGACTTCATGATTAGCCTTGTCCTTAATCTTAATGGTCGCCTGATATGTTGCATTACCCTTGCTACTAATGTAAAGTTTTTCGTAATCAAGCAAAGACGCATCCTTTACATTAATCGATACCGTTCTTGTGCCATTAGTATTTTTAGTTTCCTTGAGCACAAAGATATCAGACAAATCATTTGACGCAATAGCTGCATCGGCAGCACCCGTCAAGGCCCCCGATATCGAATAGGTCAATACATCACCTGCATCAGGATCAAAGACTTCAAATGTGCCAAAAGATTTTCCGGTCGCAGGTTTTTCATCTGTACTTTCATTGCCGGCATACTCTCTCTTCAAAGTCGGCTCTTCAATCGGTTCATTAACGTCCGTAAGTGTTACGGTAATCGTAGCCTGAGATGATTCTAAATCGCCATCAGTCACTTTAACTTTAAAAGTCCAAGTCGGCTTGGTTTCAAAATCAAGGACACTACCATCAGTAATAACAAGCTTATTGGAGCCATTATCAAACTTAAACGGAACGCCAGTGGTCACAATGCTATAAGTCAACGGGTCGTCATCCGGATCACTTGCTGTCGTAACTTCATCTACAAGAGTTCCACTCGGCCAGTCACTTCCATCAGCCTTCTTTTCGGCAATAGTAAATTTTTGGTCTCCAATAGTCGGAGGATCATTTTCGTTCTTAATCTTGACTGTAATCTTGAACTGATCAGAGGTCTTAACACCACCTCCAGTAACCGTTTGAGTTTCTGTTTTAGCATCATCCCTAACAGTAGCACAGACTTCGTATTGTTTCTTTGCTCTGTAATCCAACGACACACCAGCCTTTACCGCGATGGTTGCATTCTGATTATTCAACTTACTGATACTAAACAAACTGTTAAAAGCAGCAGCATCAGAACTAGTCATATTAGCATCGCAAGCAGTTCCAGTCACCACAGAATAAGTGTAAGTATCCACATTTCTTTCGTTGGATACATCTGTAACTACAATCGGGCCACCAGATACCGCATGATCAAGTTCATTCACAGTAAACACGGCATCAGCAGCAGAAGGCTTATCATTAACCGGAATAACATTCACAGTAGCCGTGTATTCTACAGATGTATTACCACCAGCAACACCATCACCAACAACTTTGTACTTAAACGTAGCATACGGATTAGGATTACCAAATTCATTGGCTGCAGACTGGTACGTAAGCTTGCCAAGATCCGCAACAGCAACAGTTATACCATTTCCAACTGAAGTCAGTTTTGTACCATTAAAAACCAAGAAACCATTATTCGGAAGGGTGGTTATAATAACAGAAGCAAAAGATTGCGTAGCATGCTGGAATTTGAATTCTTCCTTATTGAATTTATGCAATTCATCTTCGTTTACTTCAATAGTAAGTGCAGTCCTAACCGTTGGCAATTCATCGTTACTTACAATGTAAATTTTGTAACCAAGACCGTTTTCATAATCACTAGATAATTCAGCGCCTTCAATATTATTAACCTGGAACCACAAAGCTTCATCATTTTCAACAAGGCCATCAATCAAAGGCTTGAAATAGATTCCTTTAGCCTTTGTTTCGCCTGCTGGAATTTTTCCTTTTCCAACCTTCTTACCGCATATAGGGAAATCATGATCAGCATCGGCCTCAGCAACATCCTGATATCCAGCGTATTTACCTTCGACACCAGTTGCGGATTGGAACTCAAAGCAATAATCAAAGGTTACTTCCTTTTCAGATTCACCATCCAAAACGATGTCAAGAGTGTACCAAGATGTGCTTTCCTTTAGTTTCTTTGAGTTATTATCGACAACAAGCTTTGGAGTCGGACGAACGGGTGTAAAAGTAAAGTTCTTGGCATCAATTTCATTACCGATAACAATTTTATTTGCAATAAATTGACCAGAA
This window encodes:
- a CDS encoding cadherin domain-containing protein, which produces MWFSKLSLKAAALVLIGAVSSMAQSGVAPLTFGDTKTDVNNWNYLTQYKLWGTNGIELGNRPGFYDPKYFDKSTMSYPADIDLLTLGAVGTVKNLSSVGDGGWLDGPIVVGGSITNSGQNFEILTGPVRVSGSNGAIVRNGVQTCSMTASTGLCDPSIIPDYRSNIKVPTLSGVTWGGSLSVGNNSNKRTLLDVSSACSGGTCDLYYSSIDFQNDSRLAISIPEKQIARIFTKSLNLKTHPEIVVRDPVAGKDLAPSEYKGNLVIYVDGDITFENIDNVQIMGTLVSNGTLTMKCNMIISGQFIANKIVIGNEIDAKNFTFTPVRPTPKLVVDNNSKKLKESTSWYTLDIVLDGESEKEVTFDYCFEFQSATGVEGKYAGYQDVAEADADHDFPICGKKVGKGKIPAGETKAKGIYFKPLIDGLVENDEALWFQVNNIEGAELSSDYENGLGYKIYIVSNDELPTVRTALTIEVNEDELHKFNKEEFKFQHATQSFASVIITTLPNNGFLVFNGTKLTSVGNGITVAVADLGKLTYQSAANEFGNPNPYATFKYKVVGDGVAGGNTSVEYTATVNVIPVNDKPSAADAVFTVNELDHAVSGGPIVVTDVSNERNVDTYTYSVVTGTACDANMTSSDAAAFNSLFSISKLNNQNATIAVKAGVSLDYRAKKQYEVCATVRDDAKTETQTVTGGGVKTSDQFKITVKIKNENDPPTIGDQKFTIAEKKADGSDWPSGTLVDEVTTASDPDDDPLTYSIVTTGVPFKFDNGSNKLVITDGSVLDFETKPTWTFKVKVTDGDLESSQATITVTLTDVNEPIEEPTLKREYAGNESTDEKPATGKSFGTFEVFDPDAGDVLTYSISGALTGAADAAIASNDLSDIFVLKETKNTNGTRTVSINVKDASLLDYEKLYISSKGNATYQATIKIKDKANHEVSRTTNIAIKDVNEKVSAKGGTFYLNEHYPAGSPLCAEPYKDDVGNPIDCPDFARVEGSDIDLYTASFKKLTYKMSANNTGDMAEAAKKFTVNPSDGSLYSNADKFDVETGTTKFKFLVTVSDGEFSADAEVTVIIDDIKEPEINLDTKGSAIVKENTPSGQEVDDFAAIEDEDVREELEKIKGTISYDIDQTASANAKGLFDIASDLGIITVKPGVTIDFEAIYPNVEYSVKVVASGKNADGADVKVNIDRKLIVVDVNEMPTITGASQTTQNKLPSGITKKDLEIYVPETWTSVNDAFGKVDATDPDNAYGSLPHPYGFNVLTYKVEQINPVDGSTEFPFELNPNTGAFTVVAGKELDYTKQKKYECVVKVMDRSLDPENPSKSTTATIVINVLDKNRPSEFKVLTNPYEVDENVKVGTELDGEPIVVYDEDDADLDKLKITITDKDATAAIDAAKLFEVVQVSKTDSDRLSKFVIKTKAGIDYEALYKTLESDAVFNVTLTIEDTEGNKTSQDTRIRVNDVNEEPAFTKTSYEFAVRENIAKDSVLGKAEAHDPDIYNTRFGTLYFSLEDDDAAPFDIGSEGEISVTKSAKLDYETKKVYKFHAVVTDKKFTKKVLVTVNILDVDETPVFSDVPELAVNENTLEGDKVGSVVADDDDCKGGNTCKKPTYTLAATDTDADDYKSFTIDKTTGMVKVAKDSILNYEVQKEYSVRVVATDGDDPTLSTFVDVTIKINDVNDAPTYEKKEYVFEIHESAPVGEFIGSVVADDEDTWSKLTYALSDYETDSKDATAFRIEDGKIYLKSSSLNYETKKQYQVWAKATDNGESKGFQNYTATTLVTINLIDDPDEPKIEDDGKKSYDVAENTADNNTPNGTEIACYKVTDEDRGQLSTLVAYVTDIGNTDADRIFDAKMKKDSLCLIVKDASKLNYETNKHVHKITVEVMDADNLTAKVEKTINIVDVNEMPIISGNKTFTLYENSGTGDDGKGFVIGKLYPDDIDTSKVYTDNVFSPVGGDTDLFTITEDGKIKAKRDFDYEKETIRTYELDVALSDRNKTKYPKLTTKMTITINLKNRPEDPQITTKEFSVLENSPADSLIGVIKAIDPDGDTEFLFTLAEESPYVVVAQNGEIRVKDGAKIDYEKMQKFTIKVTVKDVDGIPTTDEIVIKVIDVNEKPTINPQEFTFPEDSKPGTKKGPIEAKDPDTKNPEFSDLKYYPVDQNDKFEIKPNGDIVLKGELDYESQKTYVIKVYVTDGEFKDTTDVTIKVGNVVEKSVVEITRVEAGDSVYIKPPKNKPIYTNQEVITVEWTQDGKPQTSLDTLKEGCQLVIKKYKAANKDVEGADTIEVCYSTAAPIVDIDADKIKVIADNIYTIVESVDKKDSSIYTNSKTKEVEVSVIDTAYADASSKQKKKYKVTVVLDTVAVSDKTVKEMVEISKSEITLEKNPKSDVKTKPIGDKFKISYDKVVNGDSVTVSYYTDDKGEIIKTTVIDENGEKKQIKVIEVSKVVDVKGKSVTVSYKADAETGKILYGDSEGNLLVNAPKSNDKDSKEKQSDVDLKAGVGAFTVTYDAKGTEGDKTTVSYVIDEKGKIPSNEEGDRGYLVTYTYTNPYGNSGEKSVFMVLDKLAPIVKILSPADGDVVYVNYVDVDWCIAVDGDEKHCVKQDTLNFQSLSKDVNTIKRIYRDKAGNETVAEIQVLMKKAKNVNIDLEEPMVIVSIDSVRKYYDDNPPEDNQKYAVTILNPTTQTEKEVIKGFKNDSKDGSGKEPYPGYNGHIGPTVTVDMRVPLVSDVGGLATLDDIIVNGNMIPLDGVDADKSEKATVEEYVEKYCSSEFKENLGKDFSKALLYSTTAHVTLWFYTTSGQFVDKYHYSYDIDDPEVVDKAGKVKFFFEMKPDINGELRDKNGRLYGTGPYIVKTKVDVRSTQRCVVPPITEKSKVGDVLKSSDEMLKRFGYRRPVLRGNEKSSESSKKEGKKEDKKNDKKKK